The proteins below are encoded in one region of Sphingobacterium sp. R2:
- a CDS encoding carbohydrate-binding family 9-like protein: MRTISFILIFIIYPNFAFAQRNVNEFLQLQSQPQVYYVQPITDVITIDGRDNEDSWSKAVWTDSFKDIEGTQKPHPVFDTKVKMLWDKENLYIFAKLEEPHIKGYLKQKDTIIYHDNDFEIFIKPNLLSPEYIEIEVNALNTVMDLLMTKPYRFGGKANLNWDTKDIESAVYHAGTINNPKDKDEYWTVEMKIPVKSLKYFGEGDQIKANEIWKINFSRVQWHYDNRETTYSKKKDDTGKTFAEENWVWSPIGLVNMHYPERWGHIKFIDSANQLFIDEQFLSLEKMAWNISYLQQIFRNDKKRYATSILELSKLYPEILNERKKYDIIFSNSNNFYRVEIKSKTKRTLKTTIDSRGNIYF, encoded by the coding sequence ATGAGAACTATCTCTTTTATCCTTATTTTTATTATCTATCCGAACTTTGCTTTCGCACAGCGGAATGTAAATGAATTTCTTCAATTACAGTCGCAGCCTCAAGTGTATTATGTGCAACCCATAACTGATGTTATTACTATAGATGGAAGAGACAATGAAGATTCGTGGTCTAAAGCCGTATGGACAGATTCATTTAAGGATATTGAGGGAACACAAAAACCTCATCCTGTATTTGACACAAAAGTCAAGATGCTCTGGGACAAGGAAAACCTATACATATTTGCTAAGCTCGAAGAGCCTCATATTAAAGGATATTTAAAACAAAAGGACACCATCATTTATCATGACAATGACTTTGAGATTTTTATTAAGCCAAATTTACTATCTCCGGAATATATAGAGATTGAAGTAAATGCTTTAAATACGGTCATGGATCTTTTGATGACTAAACCGTATCGCTTTGGTGGTAAGGCTAATCTAAATTGGGACACAAAAGATATTGAAAGCGCCGTTTATCATGCCGGCACAATCAACAACCCAAAAGATAAGGATGAATATTGGACGGTGGAAATGAAGATACCGGTTAAGAGTCTAAAATACTTTGGCGAAGGAGATCAGATTAAGGCCAATGAGATCTGGAAGATAAATTTCTCCCGCGTTCAATGGCATTATGATAATAGGGAAACAACTTATAGCAAGAAAAAAGACGATACTGGAAAGACTTTTGCCGAGGAGAACTGGGTATGGTCTCCTATTGGGCTTGTTAACATGCATTATCCTGAACGATGGGGGCATATCAAATTTATCGATAGTGCAAATCAGCTATTTATCGACGAGCAATTCTTATCTCTTGAAAAAATGGCCTGGAATATTTCTTATTTACAACAAATCTTTAGAAACGATAAAAAACGCTATGCGACGTCTATTTTGGAATTGAGCAAACTATATCCTGAAATTTTGAATGAGCGGAAAAAATATGACATCATATTTTCAAATAGTAATAATTTCTATCGTGTTGAAATCAAGTCAAAAACAAAGCGAACATTAAAGACAACTATAGATAGCCGAGGTAATATTTATTTTTAA
- a CDS encoding META domain-containing protein, producing the protein MNFKNIAILAILSIGLGSCSVVNKKSTEQSENSSTSAVVGKKWQLIEINGQAVADQINGKMPYLQLEEKRYSASGGCNGIGGDLVISKNGKIKFAQGMSTMMACPDMSIEQALSKNLIAADNYTVNNGILSLNKAKMAPLAKFKLIQDDKQQLSGTWELDYISGARIAFDGLYPDRKPTMIFDTVSGKVNGNSSCNNYNMTFKTDGNSISFGPIMSTKMACEGNGEATFFSTLEKVNTYSISENTLTFIMGDIAMMRFKRK; encoded by the coding sequence ATGAACTTTAAAAACATCGCAATATTGGCCATCTTAAGTATTGGTCTTGGTAGTTGTTCTGTCGTCAACAAGAAATCAACTGAACAAAGTGAAAACAGTTCAACATCAGCTGTCGTCGGAAAAAAGTGGCAATTAATTGAAATCAATGGTCAGGCCGTAGCGGATCAAATCAACGGTAAAATGCCCTACCTGCAACTGGAGGAAAAACGCTACAGTGCAAGTGGAGGCTGCAATGGCATCGGAGGAGATTTGGTAATATCAAAAAATGGAAAAATTAAATTTGCTCAGGGAATGTCAACTATGATGGCCTGTCCGGATATGTCTATCGAACAAGCGCTGTCAAAAAACTTGATCGCTGCAGATAATTACACTGTCAACAATGGTATTCTTAGTCTGAACAAAGCTAAAATGGCTCCATTGGCAAAATTTAAGTTGATCCAAGACGATAAGCAGCAGCTTTCTGGAACTTGGGAGCTTGATTATATATCGGGCGCACGCATTGCTTTCGACGGTCTATATCCCGACCGTAAACCAACAATGATCTTTGACACGGTGAGCGGGAAGGTAAATGGCAATAGTAGCTGTAACAACTATAATATGACGTTTAAAACCGATGGAAATAGTATTAGCTTCGGCCCAATTATGTCAACAAAAATGGCTTGCGAAGGGAATGGAGAAGCAACTTTTTTCTCTACCTTAGAAAAGGTGAACACATACAGTATCAGCGAGAATACCCTAACATTTATCATGGGCGATATCGCCATGATGCGGTTTAAACGCAAATAG
- a CDS encoding CTP synthase, with protein sequence MTKYIFVTGGVTSSLGKGIIAASLAKLLQARGYKVTIQKFDPYINIDPGTLNPYEHGECYVTEDGAETDLDLGHYERFLNVPTSQANNVTTGRIYQHVIQQEREGAYLGKTVQVIPHITDEIKRRMQLLGESGQYDIVITELGGTVGDIESLPFVEAVRQLRWELGANNSLVIHLTLVPYLAAAGELKTKPTQHSVKTLLEYGVQPDILVCRTEHKLSQEIRKKLAQFCNVNINAVVESIDASTIYDVPLLMLKENLDKTALTKLKLSNKNEPDLDNWKNFLGKLKNPTNEINIALIGKYVELPDAYKSITEGFIHAGATNECKVKVSYIAAESVTKENVAEKLKGMDGVLVAPGFGERGLDGKLNAIQYVRENNIPFFGICLGMQCSVIEFGRNVLGLKDANSFEMDANTTNPVINLMEEQKNITNMGGTMRLGAYDCEIKKGTKAFAIYGKTKISERHRHRYEFNNDYLKQYEAAGMIASGFNPETGLVEIVELKNHPFFVAGQFHPELKSTVANPHPLFVSFVAAALANKKSK encoded by the coding sequence ATGACTAAATATATTTTTGTTACGGGCGGCGTTACTTCGTCGTTGGGGAAAGGTATTATTGCTGCCTCCCTTGCTAAACTTCTCCAAGCGCGTGGCTATAAAGTTACCATTCAAAAATTTGATCCTTACATTAACATTGATCCAGGAACATTAAATCCATATGAACATGGTGAATGTTATGTGACTGAAGATGGTGCCGAAACTGACCTTGACTTGGGTCATTACGAGCGTTTCTTGAATGTCCCTACCTCACAAGCAAACAATGTCACAACAGGCCGCATCTATCAACACGTTATCCAACAGGAACGTGAAGGTGCATATTTAGGAAAAACCGTTCAAGTAATTCCGCATATCACAGATGAGATAAAACGCAGAATGCAATTGCTGGGAGAGTCTGGTCAATATGATATTGTGATCACCGAATTAGGAGGAACTGTTGGTGATATTGAATCTTTACCCTTCGTGGAAGCAGTAAGACAACTCCGTTGGGAATTGGGAGCCAATAATTCGTTGGTTATCCATTTGACTTTGGTTCCATATTTGGCTGCTGCTGGCGAGCTGAAAACAAAACCTACTCAGCACTCTGTTAAAACATTATTGGAATATGGGGTACAACCTGATATTCTTGTTTGTCGTACAGAACATAAATTATCCCAGGAAATCCGTAAAAAATTAGCACAATTCTGTAATGTCAATATCAATGCGGTAGTCGAATCCATCGATGCTTCTACAATTTATGATGTGCCTTTACTGATGCTGAAGGAGAACTTGGATAAAACGGCATTAACAAAACTGAAACTTTCCAACAAAAATGAGCCTGATCTAGACAACTGGAAAAACTTTTTAGGTAAGCTTAAAAACCCGACAAATGAAATCAATATTGCATTGATTGGAAAGTATGTCGAACTTCCAGATGCGTATAAGTCCATTACCGAAGGATTTATACATGCAGGCGCTACAAATGAGTGTAAAGTAAAAGTGAGTTACATTGCCGCCGAAAGTGTTACAAAAGAAAATGTTGCTGAAAAGCTAAAAGGAATGGACGGGGTTTTAGTTGCTCCAGGATTCGGTGAACGCGGTTTGGATGGTAAGTTAAATGCGATCCAATACGTACGTGAAAATAATATTCCTTTCTTTGGGATCTGTTTAGGGATGCAATGTTCGGTAATTGAATTCGGAAGAAACGTATTGGGACTGAAAGATGCCAACAGTTTTGAGATGGATGCCAACACGACTAATCCGGTTATCAATCTGATGGAGGAGCAAAAGAACATCACCAATATGGGTGGTACCATGCGTTTGGGCGCTTACGATTGTGAAATTAAAAAAGGAACGAAAGCCTTTGCAATCTATGGCAAAACAAAAATTTCTGAAAGACACCGTCACCGTTATGAATTTAACAACGACTATTTGAAGCAATATGAAGCGGCCGGAATGATTGCTTCAGGCTTCAATCCAGAGACTGGATTGGTAGAAATTGTGGAACTGAAAAACCATCCATTTTTCGTTGCCGGACAATTTCATCCAGAATTAAAGTCAACAGTTGCAAATCCTCACCCACTTTTTGTTAGCTTTGTAGCCGCTGCTTTGGCAAACAAGAAATCAAAGTAG
- the yidC gene encoding membrane protein insertase YidC, whose protein sequence is MDRNTLIGLVLMFAIITGSFYLMKPSESEIKQEQARQEAKARAEKGLPAESDSTAKAKTAQTAVIADSAELKKPFGATKFGTEKVITIENEKIIAKISTKGGKVKSVELKGEKNFNGKPLMLFEGEDNKFGFLFNAAGQNVATNDLYFNTESSDIQVSGEGKQSVKFRLNYNADQYIEYVYSIAGKGYNVALDIHTKGIQNLVPQSQKTLTLNWNTTLRQKEQNIESERQKSTLYYKEDNKVDHLSESKDADEALEKKVDWIAFKQHYFSSILNAKDGFVNAKVDVKHATETDVIKFYNTNAELAFDNHRDNNYSLNFFFGPNQYNVLKAEGNDYQSIINMGWGPMRWINQWITVPVFNFLDGFHMSYGIVILLLTLMLKLILSPMTYKSYVSMAKMRVLKPQLDEIKAKVGEDNQMLMQQEQMKLYKQVGVNPLGGCLPLVLQMPFTIAFFYFFPNLFELRGQSFLFMKDMSTYDTLFTFAPIFGSFNHISLMCILMTLTTLLTTWYNNATSGATGQMKYMGYIMPLIFFFVLNSFPAGLNYYYFLSALFTFLTQLVIRTMVNDEKILAKLEENKKNPKAEKKSSFQAKMEEMMRAQQQAQQNKNK, encoded by the coding sequence ATGGATAGAAATACCCTAATTGGTTTGGTCCTGATGTTTGCTATCATCACTGGTTCATTTTACCTGATGAAGCCTTCAGAATCAGAAATCAAACAAGAACAAGCGCGACAAGAGGCTAAAGCGCGTGCAGAAAAAGGACTTCCTGCTGAAAGTGACTCTACCGCGAAAGCCAAAACAGCACAAACAGCAGTGATTGCTGATTCGGCGGAACTGAAAAAGCCTTTTGGTGCCACAAAATTTGGAACCGAAAAAGTAATCACGATTGAAAATGAGAAAATCATTGCCAAAATCAGCACGAAAGGCGGTAAAGTTAAATCTGTTGAATTAAAAGGTGAAAAGAATTTCAATGGAAAACCGTTGATGCTTTTTGAAGGCGAGGACAATAAATTTGGTTTTCTGTTTAATGCAGCGGGTCAAAACGTGGCAACAAACGATTTGTACTTCAATACAGAATCTTCGGATATCCAAGTTTCTGGTGAAGGAAAACAATCGGTAAAATTCAGACTAAATTACAATGCCGACCAATACATTGAATATGTTTATTCCATTGCCGGCAAAGGTTATAATGTAGCGTTGGACATCCATACAAAAGGGATACAGAATTTAGTTCCACAAAGTCAAAAAACGTTAACCCTTAACTGGAATACCACGTTAAGACAAAAGGAGCAAAATATAGAGTCTGAAAGACAAAAATCGACCCTCTACTATAAAGAAGACAACAAGGTAGATCATCTTTCAGAATCAAAAGACGCTGACGAAGCATTAGAGAAAAAAGTGGATTGGATTGCTTTTAAGCAACATTACTTTTCAAGTATCTTGAACGCGAAAGATGGTTTTGTGAATGCTAAAGTGGATGTAAAACATGCGACTGAAACAGATGTCATCAAATTTTACAATACGAACGCGGAATTAGCATTTGATAACCATAGGGACAATAACTATTCGTTGAACTTCTTCTTTGGTCCTAACCAGTACAATGTGCTGAAAGCGGAGGGTAATGATTATCAATCGATCATCAATATGGGCTGGGGCCCTATGCGCTGGATCAACCAATGGATTACAGTACCGGTATTCAACTTCCTGGATGGTTTTCATATGAGTTACGGTATCGTTATACTGTTATTGACACTGATGTTGAAATTGATCCTTTCCCCAATGACTTACAAATCTTATGTTTCTATGGCCAAAATGCGTGTATTGAAACCGCAGCTGGACGAGATCAAAGCAAAAGTCGGAGAAGACAACCAGATGTTGATGCAACAGGAGCAAATGAAATTGTACAAACAGGTCGGCGTCAATCCACTTGGTGGATGCCTTCCGCTTGTATTGCAAATGCCTTTTACAATTGCATTCTTCTATTTCTTCCCGAATTTGTTTGAATTGAGAGGACAGAGTTTCTTGTTTATGAAGGACATGTCAACCTATGATACATTATTCACATTTGCTCCCATCTTTGGATCGTTTAACCACATTTCTTTGATGTGTATCTTGATGACCTTAACAACGTTGTTGACCACTTGGTATAACAATGCTACATCAGGCGCTACAGGTCAGATGAAATACATGGGCTATATCATGCCGTTGATTTTCTTCTTTGTGTTGAACAGCTTCCCTGCTGGTTTGAATTACTATTACTTCTTGAGTGCTTTATTTACATTCTTGACGCAATTGGTAATCCGCACCATGGTGAACGATGAGAAAATACTAGCTAAATTGGAGGAGAACAAAAAGAATCCAAAAGCAGAAAAAAAATCAAGTTTCCAGGCTAAAATGGAAGAAATGATGCGTGCTCAACAGCAGGCACAACAAAATAAAAATAAATAG
- the rplS gene encoding 50S ribosomal protein L19, whose product MDLVKFVEEQAVVKNEIPAFKAGDTISVHYKIREGNKERVQVYQGVVIQLNSEGANATFTVRKISNGVGVERIFPVNSPNIEKIVVNSYGKVRRAKLFYLRGLTGKAARIKSKRI is encoded by the coding sequence ATGGATTTAGTAAAATTTGTAGAAGAACAAGCGGTAGTAAAGAATGAAATTCCCGCTTTCAAAGCTGGAGATACCATCAGCGTTCATTATAAAATTCGCGAAGGAAATAAAGAGCGTGTACAGGTGTACCAAGGTGTAGTAATTCAATTAAACAGCGAAGGTGCTAACGCTACTTTTACCGTTCGTAAAATCTCAAACGGTGTAGGTGTTGAACGTATTTTCCCTGTAAACTCACCAAACATTGAAAAAATTGTAGTAAACAGCTACGGTAAAGTTCGTCGCGCGAAATTGTTCTATTTACGCGGCCTTACTGGTAAAGCTGCTCGTATTAAATCGAAAAGAATCTAA